A segment of the Niveibacterium umoris genome:
CCGTCCATCACTGGCAAGTAGCGTTGATGGTTATCGATCATTTCGCGACGCAACTCATCGAGTTCCATGCCCAGGCCTGCCGATCTCGGGTCGCGCAGCATCGCCGACGCCACCGTAACCGTTCCCCAATCGGCCCCGCTCGCGCTAAGCGCCTTGAGCACCTCGCGGAACGTCAGCATCCCGACCATACGCCCCTGCTCAAACACCACCAGCGAACCGACGTCTTGTTCGCTCATGATCGCCACGGCCTCTGCGAGCAATCGCGATGGCGCCACCGTATAAAGCGCCCGCCCCTTGATCGCCAGGATCTCGCTCACCAGCATGTCTCTCTCCTCTTGGCAGCACACCGCGTCACAGCGGTTGAGCGCATGGTAGTCGATACGCCAGCGGCACAGAAGCCATACTGTACCGTATGGTCAATGGCGTTGTGAACTGGTGTTTGCACCAACGAGAAAGCAAAACGGGCGGCCCGAAGACCGCCCGCCAAAACATCGAAAACAGAACATCTCAGCGCTGCAGATCCCCGAGCTTTCCTTTGACCTTGGCCCACTCATCGGCATCAGGCAGCGGATCCTTGCGCTCGACAATGGGTTTCCAGAGTCGCGACAGCTCAGCGTTCAACGCGACGAACGACTGCTGATCGGTCGGCACATCATCTTCGGCATAGATGGCTTCGACCGGGCACTCCGCCACGCAAAGCGTGCAGTCGATGCACTCTTCCGGGTCGATCACCAGGAAGTTCGGTCCTTCCCGGAAGCAATCGACCGGGCATACATCGACGCAATCGGTGTACTTGCACTTGATACAAGCTTCGGTCACTACATAGGTCATTCTTCTCTCTCCGTCGGTGATCGGGGAGTAATCTCACCGGTAGCCATAAATATACCGGAGCCGAGCAGTACTCCAACACTCTCGATTTCACCATGCGCAAGCGTGAAATCCCTTCCGTCCCATTTTTTTAGTACGATTCAAGACCTGTCTGGGCTGTCGCCCGACCCCTGCCCCGCGATCCCGGCAACGCACCGCTGCCGACGGCCACATCGAACGGGGCTGATCCATCCAGCGAGGAATCATGAGCGAACACATCCTTCACGTCACGGACGCCTCTTTCGAGCAGGACGTCCTCCAGTCCCAGACCCCCGTGCTGGTGGACTACTGGGCTGAGTGGTGCGGACCCTGCAAGAGCATTGCCCCAATCCTTGACGACGTTGCAAAGGACTATTCGGGCAAGTTGCTCGTCGCCAAACTGAACATCGACGAGAACGCGGAGACCCCTGCAAAGTATGGTATTCGCGGCATCCCGACCCTGATGCTTTTCAAGGGCGGCAGTGTCGAGGCGACCAAAGTCGGCGCGCTTTCCAAGTCGCAACTGACCGCATTCATTGACAGCAACCTCTGATCCCGCTAGATTCCTGTCATAAAGTATTTCGGCGCGCCGCCCGGCGCGCCGCTTCAAATCCGAATCCCCACTCCCATTCCGTCGTAGCGCACGACTCTCAAGCGGCGATCGCATTCGCCGGTCAGGTACGCCCATGCATCTCTCGGAGCTCAAGTCCCTCCACGTAAGCCAGCTTCTCGAAATGGCACATGCCAACGAGATAGAAGGTGCGAACCGCCTGCGCAAACAGGAACTCGTCTTTGCCCTGCTCAGAAACAGAGCCAAGAAGGGGGAGCCGATCTTCGGCGATGGCGTTCTGGAAGTCCTTCCTGACGGATTCGGATTTCTCCGTTCGCCGGATACGTCCTACCTTGCCGGCACTGATGACATCTACGTCTCGCCCTCGCAGATCCGCCGCTTCAACCTGCATACCGGCGACACGATTGAAGGCGAGATCCGCACACCGAAAGACGGTGAGCGCTACTTCGCGCTGGTCAAGGTCGACAAGGTCAACTTCGAGTCGCCCGAGGCCTCGAAGCACAAGATTCTCTTCGAGAACCTCACGCCGTTGCACCCGAATCAGTGCCTGAAGCTCGAACGCGAGATCCGCGCCGAAGAGAACATCACCAGTCGGGTGATCGACATGATTGCGCCGATCGGCAAAGGCCAACGTGGCCTGCTTGTCGCGCCGCCGAAGTCCGGCAAGACCGTCATGCTGCAGCACATCGCGCATGCGATCACGACCAATCACCCTGACGTCGTCGTGATCGTGCTGCTGATCGATGAGCGCCCGGAAGAAGTAACCGAAATGCAGCGTTCGGTGAAGGGCGAAGTCGTCGCTTCCACTTTCGACGAACCCGCCACGCGCCACGTACAGGTCGCCGAAATGGTGATCGAGAAAGCCAAGCGGCTGATCGAACACAAGCGCGACGTCGTGATCCTGCTCGATTCGCTGACCCGCTTGGCACGCGCCTACAACACAGTTGTCCCAGCGTCCGGCAAGGTGCTGACCGGTGGCGTTGACGCCAACGCGCTGCAAAAACCGAAGCGATTCTTCGGCGCCGCCCGCAATATCGAAGAAGGCGGTTCCCTGACGATCATCGCCAGCGCCCTTATCGACACCGGATCGCGTATGGACGACGTGATCTACGAGGAGTTCAAGGGCACCGGCAACAT
Coding sequences within it:
- the trxA gene encoding thioredoxin TrxA — translated: MSEHILHVTDASFEQDVLQSQTPVLVDYWAEWCGPCKSIAPILDDVAKDYSGKLLVAKLNIDENAETPAKYGIRGIPTLMLFKGGSVEATKVGALSKSQLTAFIDSNL
- a CDS encoding CBS domain-containing protein, with product MLVSEILAIKGRALYTVAPSRLLAEAVAIMSEQDVGSLVVFEQGRMVGMLTFREVLKALSASGADWGTVTVASAMLRDPRSAGLGMELDELRREMIDNHQRYLPVMDGTTLMGVISFHDVAKAVLEEQSFENKMLKNYIKNWPVEADDE
- the fdxA gene encoding ferredoxin FdxA, giving the protein MTYVVTEACIKCKYTDCVDVCPVDCFREGPNFLVIDPEECIDCTLCVAECPVEAIYAEDDVPTDQQSFVALNAELSRLWKPIVERKDPLPDADEWAKVKGKLGDLQR
- the rho gene encoding transcription termination factor Rho; translation: MHLSELKSLHVSQLLEMAHANEIEGANRLRKQELVFALLRNRAKKGEPIFGDGVLEVLPDGFGFLRSPDTSYLAGTDDIYVSPSQIRRFNLHTGDTIEGEIRTPKDGERYFALVKVDKVNFESPEASKHKILFENLTPLHPNQCLKLEREIRAEENITSRVIDMIAPIGKGQRGLLVAPPKSGKTVMLQHIAHAITTNHPDVVVIVLLIDERPEEVTEMQRSVKGEVVASTFDEPATRHVQVAEMVIEKAKRLIEHKRDVVILLDSLTRLARAYNTVVPASGKVLTGGVDANALQKPKRFFGAARNIEEGGSLTIIASALIDTGSRMDDVIYEEFKGTGNMEIHLDRRMAEKRVYPAINVNRSGTRREELLIEPAILQKVWILRKLLYGMDEIEAMEFLLDKIKATKTNNDFFDAMRRG